In Salvelinus alpinus chromosome 32, SLU_Salpinus.1, whole genome shotgun sequence, the sequence ctctctctctctctctctctctctctctctctctctctctctctctctctctctctctctctctctctctctctctctctctctctctctctctctctctcacacacacacacacacacacacacacacacacacacacacacacagagagagagagagagaagggttggggagagagattgagagagagcttGTTTCCTAATATGGTCAAGACGAAAAAAGGTGAGCCAGGTAATACCCCATACACCCCTTCCTCATTATGTAAATTAGCTGACGTCATGAGACTGACCTTTCTTATAAATGAAGCGATTCTTAACTACAGTGTCATATAGCAATATACGTTACAACAGTAAGTGGTTGCACAGGTGATACGCAGACATACCATCGCTCGTTTGGGGAACTAGATATCATTGGCGTGTCTAAACTGGTTTAACGAACCGTAGCTGTGAGGAAAAGAGTACGCTTGTGTCGTTCAGGTGTTTACTCCATCTTTGTTCTCTCGGTTTTTCTCAAATTCAGCTATGAAGATTTGGATTGCACTTCTTCTTGCGACTTTCGCAGTGGGTGCATCAGCTCAATGtaagtagattttttttttttttaaataggcattttaaaaaGGTAAATGTATTCTAATCATAGTTTTCTATCAGAAATGCATATAATAATGTTTACGGTAGCCCTGACCTCTAGCCAATTTTGATAGTTGGAGGCTGTTGGCTAAAATGTGTAAATTGTGTGGGTAATTTTATTGCCCTCTGCTCTAAACTGCCTACGTATAGACAGCCAGGCCTAATCAAGCTTTTCGGTATAACATCGTTAGCTTAAATATTACAATGATCTAATTGTATGATTTTAGTTACACTCAAACCATCAGTTTCGGTGCGCAAAGGATAGTGGGGGTGGGGAGAGGTCTGTTGTGTAACCAACGCCCAGTTCGAGTTCTCTACCGGTAGGCTTAATTACACCCTCCATGGGGATTCCTTTGGCACTTCGTTCTAGCATATAATGGCTATTTCTAGCAGACATGTCAATTACATCACCTGTTAGCCTCATGTAGACTTGACCGGTTTAATTTGTCTTCCACAGGCACATGTGAGACTTTTAAGTGGGCTACATGTGATGGCACCCCTTGCCAGTGTAGTGTTATGGTGGGAACTGGTGAGAAGCAAAACCTGAACTGTTCTAAATGTAAGTACCTCATCAATAACGGGCCACATTCATCTATTTGTAACTTTTTAAAGGTGCAGTCAAACATGATTCTTCCTGTTATTTTACATATCTTTCTCTCGGATTAAAATGATAATGCccttgtaagagctgtttgaaaagatggCCTAAATTCAGCCTGTTTTGGCCTGCCGGGCAGTACATTTGTTAATTGACCAATGAGTTCCAAACCTCATTGATGTTTCACTGTGGTTGGCATCCAATTAATGTTGTGTTACTGCCACCTACTAGATTATTACTATCTTATACTTTGTGTGGTGAAAAGGGGGATACCCTACATATTAAAAACCCACCACCACCCTATTCCACTATTTAAACCTGTCTGGTCCAACTCAGGCCAATGGCCTGGAATGATGGGACACCAACACACCCTTTAACTCTTCTGTCCTATTTgcatatgcagtcactttaataatacatATTACTTCGACACTggtgccccccgcacattgactctgtaccagtaccccctgtatataacctgctattgttatttactgctgctctataTTTGATATTATCTCATTAtctttttgtattttcttaactgcattgttggttaagggcttgtaagtaagcattttactgtaaggtctactacacctgttgtattcggcacatgtgacaaatttaGATTTGACTTTAAATCTCGTAcacccaaatacttctctgcagctgctaCCACAACCTACATTTTCTGCGACTTACGTTCCATCCCtgtggtacagttgataaccatttcTTTGAATGCTAAAAAGCTAATCTTACTGAAGCATATCACTTGTTAGCGTGTCCCTCTGTACTGGCACAGATTTACTCACGAATCCTCTCTGGATCCTTCCCCCTTGacactttcttcactgcctcagcatacaacACCCTGGTCACCTCAACGTGCCTTAAACACCAGACccttctgatccccagccccatgggcacccctacaattaacacgtACCGCTTCTTTCCCCAATACTACTTTCTTTTGTCTAATGCCCCTCTACACACTCCTCACACCTTGGAACCTCCCTTCCACGCACTGCTGCCaaatgcccataagcttgacacctgtaacagcGTAATGGATTCGGCACAAAACTTGTATGGGCTAACTGAaatatcctaacatcactttgtcgggcCATAACTCCACATCAACGCTCAAAAGATCCAACAGACTTCCGTTTCACTGCTCACGCCACCCAGTCTGCATCGCACCAaacgacgagcatcacaaacaccgggaaTATTCCCCTTCAGTTGGTCCACTTTTACATCTTATGGCTGCTCCAGTAATCAATCCTGTCAACTGCAGTAATCAGTCCCTCTGACCGGCAGAAACACAAACTACTATCACAAGACCACTTCAGGTTACCTTCAGAGTTCACAGCAACTCATTTTCAGCCACCCTGAAACCACATGTGGATCAGCTGAAAGGCAGGTGTCCACTTTCTCCAAATGTCACTAATCTTTATCCTGACCATCAGTGCAAGCCTCGGGCTCTGAACTTCGCCACCTCTGATAATTTACCCTTATTCACTTTAATTTGACCTCAGACCTCGATCCAGTGTGCGGCTTACACTTTCCACCGTTCTTTGACAAACCACCTCTTTTTCCCCCGCCATCTTCAAACGATTACTGCTTTCAGTAATGATGACAATAACGACCTTTCAGTTATCACCACTCCCAGACCGCTCTAGCTatattcttgcttgagaaattactCTTTGCTAAGCTATTTGTACCTTTTGACCATTTTTAATTGAACACACTTGTTACCCAGAAGTTATTTGATATTGCGATGACTGCATTGGACATTTTATATACTTCCTGTTTCGAATACTGCAATGACATAGGTAGAAAAGTGTCAGTCCCTGGATGTTATTTTGACGACGAATATTATTTATTATCCTTCTCCTGTCAGTGATCCCGAAATGTTTCCTGATGAAGGCAGAGATGTACCGTGCTAGGAAGGGCCTGTCCACTCGTACCGGAGGAAAGCCAGTCAAGACCGCCGTTGTGGACAACGATGGCATCTACGACCCAGACTGTGAGACCACTGGTGCCTTCCGGGCCAAGCAGTGCAATAACACTAAGGAGTGTTGGTGTGTCAACAGTGCTGGCGTGCGCAGAACCGACAAGGGAGACGAGAGCCTTCGCTGTGAGAAGTTGGTGGAGACCTAGTAAGTTCCTATCATGTCTTGGCATTCCTCATGCATTTTAGAATAGAGGGTTTCCATCATTCATGCAGGATGTGTCTTTGGCTTTGACGTACAGCCTACGCTACACATGTGAACCATACATGCTGGATGAGTAAGAGATGCCAAAGAGTGATAGGCTTCATCTCAATTCTGATGACTAGGCCCATTGTACCAGGTATTTAAATCTAATCTAGCCCCCTGTCCCTTTGTCCTCTAGTTGGGTTCGCCTGGAGCTCAAGCACAAGCCAGTGAACAACGCTGTGGATGCTGGTAAATTGCAGGCGTAAGTAGTTGTCTATTTTTATAGAATTAATGTTATAGGACACTTGTAAATTGTTGTGTGGAATAACTGAACTTCTGTCCTAATGCAGTGCCATAGGAACTGCCATCCAGAACCGTTACAGCTTTGACAAGACCCTTGTGAAGAAGGTGGAGTATGACCCTAAGGCTCGCCTGATCGTCGTCGATGTCCAGAAGGAGAAGGGAGACCGCAAGGCCGACCTGTCTCGTATGGCTTACTACATGGAGAAAGACGTAAGCCATGACCTCTCTGCTTTGGGATTTCACTAAAGTAACAAAGATCAAGGCTGGAAAGATGCCTTCTGACCTCAATGGAACTTCCCGGTTAAAATAAACATTGTCAAAACCCAGATGATTAACCTGTGAATATTCCCAGGTTAAGGTGCTGCCCCTGTTCAAGGACCAGGCTAAGTTTGAGCCCAGTGTGGACGGTCAGAAGCTGGAGATGGAGGAGATCTTGGTCTACTATGTAGACGAGGAGGCCCCCACCTTCACCATGAAGAGGCTGACCGGGGGAGTCATCGCTGTCATCGTGGTGGTCATTCTGGCCGTGGCTGCCGGACTGCTGGTCCTCTACCTTAAGAGGAGGCGAGAGCGGGGTTACAGCAAAGCAGAGGTGAGTGGTCCAATAGGTCTCATTGATTTAAGCGCTTGAAATGTGTAAAGTGGTCATGGGTTTTATTAATGCAACCCTCTGTCATTACTACAGTTTACAATCATCAAAATCATACTAACCTGTTGAAAAAACAATTTCCCCCCGATGCCTAATGTTTTGTTGCTTGTCTCTTTCAgcccagagagatggagggcatgTAGACAAATATTAACCACAGAGCTGGTTCTACACTGAAATATTAAAACCTTGTATAGTGCCTTAATATAACGTTCTGTTTGCAATTGTGCTGTTTAATATTGTTACTTGAGGGATGCCGTTTTGTAAAGGATTGGTCAAATTCTATTTAGCACTATTACCACCGCCCAGCATTTTTATTTATGAGCTGTTGATTTAAATGTTTAACATTTTGATTTAAATGAAGATGTTTGAATGCTGTAGATCCCGCACACTTGACTCTGGACATCGGCACCAGTTCCactttatattaaaaaaaatgttcCACTCTAgttagggactgatttagacctggggtACCAGAACagaaccagcaggctccagaccttGTAGGcaggttgaatacccctgctgtAGATTGTACGGTTTCATATGAACTTTGTGTTTTTGATAGATTTTATGGTTTTTTAATAAAGTATGAATTTTAAAATGTATTCTCCTTGATTTGTCTTTTCCTCtagaacaggggtgtcaaacatacggcccgcgggccggaaccggcccccaaggaggttcgatcaggcccgcaggataatttgaaagtggaaaaaatgcataaaagacatggaattaatatttttaattcgctgcaattcatggattatccgctaaggggcgcactctttccatcagagtagaagacaagccgcatcactgagacagactgaaaacagcagacggtatcaatgcgccatctgctgcttgttacgacgttgttaataccttggtctctacctctccgctacaccctcattagccaaaatgtcgttatccaaacggagaaaagtagataaggagtgtagaattttcaaagaaatggaccacgtcctatttatttacagagatgcacggaaaaccttcgtgcttggtgtgtttgcaacaagtttcggtattgaaggaatataatattcgacgccactacgagactcatcacagcgaaaaatatgacggcttgcaaggacaactgagaagagataagattaacgaattgctggcgggtctgaggaaacagcagtcaactttcatccagagccgagaagtcagtgaagcagcggtaaaagccagctatatgatattttggttatttatagcagagtatggtataattttaatggtacggcccgcttgacatctccctaggccgtatgtggcccacgatgcgaaatgagtttgacacccctgctctagaacATAGAACAAGAGATTCAGCATTTGAGCCAGGTATACCTTTTTGTAAGGTCTCAATGGAAAATTACTGTGCAGAGTCAGATttgaggtgtgtgtatatatatccaCACAGTGGAagttgccaaatacatttaaactcagattttcacaattcctgaaattgaatcctagtaaaaattccctgtcttaggtcagttaggattaccactttattttaagaatgtgaaatgtcataaagattaaattcagcttttatttctttcatcacattacatttacatttaagtcatttagcagacgctcttatccagagcgacttacaaaacattcccagtgggtcagaagtttacatgcactcaaatggtatttggtagcattgcattaaATTggttaatttgggtcaaacgtttcaggtagccttccacaagcttcccacaataagttgggtgaattttggcccattcctcctgacagagctggtgtacctgAGTCGGATATGTAGGCCTTCattctcgcacacgctttttcagttctgccaatacattttctatagaattgaggtcagggctttgtgatggccactccaataccttgactgttgtccttaagccattttgccacaacgttggaagtatgtttggggtcattgtccatttgcgaccaagctttaacgtccTGACTGTTGCTTCATATCTTCCTCCTTTATGCCATctcttttgtgaagtgcaccagtccctcctgcagcaaagcacccctacaacatgatgctgccacccctgtgcttcatggttgggatggtgttctttggcttgcaagcttccccctttttcctccaaacgtaacgatggtcaaAAAGTtagatttttgtttcatcagacaagaggacatatCACCAAAGtacagtctttgtccccatgtgcagttgcaaattcaGACtcgttttatggcggttttggagcagtggcttcttccttgctgagcgtgagcggcctttcaggttgttgatataggactcgttttactgtggatatagatgcttttgtacctgtttcctccatcttcacacggtcctttgctgttctgggattgatatacactcttcgcaccaaagtacgttcctctctaggagacagagcgcgtttccttcctgagtggtatgacggctgcgtggtcccatggtgtttatacttgcgtactattgtttgtacagattaatgtggtaccttcaggcgtttggaaattgctcctaaggatgaaacagacttgtggaggtctacaattgtttttttttcttttgagtttcccataagcaaagaggcactgggtttgaaggtaggccttgaaatacaggtACACCTCATATTGACTGAAAttgtcaattatcctatcagaagcttctaaagccatgacaattttctggaattttcccagctgtttaaaggcacagtcaacttagtgtatgtaaacttctgaccactggaattgtgatagtgaaatgtctaaacaattgttggaaaaattacttgtcatgcacaaagtagatgtcctaaccaacttgccaaagctatagttaaatttgtggagtggttgaaaatgagttttaatgactccaacctgtgtaaacttccgacttcaactgtatataatggtGTCTGTCGCCACCCTAGCAATAGGGATTCGTTGTCCAGAGCAGAATGGCGGGCTGTCAAGCGCCTGCCTATtcctctttggattggtggatacatcttgtTTGAATTTTTGAGGGGTGTTAGCTGCCTGTGTTCAGTGGAGAGCTACTTGccacatgaatatgcatagccatctcgaAAACTCTAATCTTTTCAAAGTTGCCAGGATGTCGAGTGTCCTGTATCAGTACACAAGCTAAatattacgaaacttctatttgaGCAAATATGCCATAACACATTGCCACATGTCTCAaggttgagggagcgtgcaattggtatgctgactgcaggaatgttgccagagaattgaatgttcatttctctaccataagccaccatcgttttagagaacttggcagtacgtccaaccggcctcaaccgcagaccatgtgtatagCGTCATGggtgcgagcggtttgctgatgtcaacattttgaacagagtggcccatggtggcggtggagttatggtatgggcagacaagctacaaacacaattgcattttatcgatggcaatttgaatgcactgaAATACCATGaggagatcctgaggtccatatattttaaggtatctgtattcccagtcatgtgaaatccatagattagggccttatttcctcatatgaactgttaCTCACTAAAAtcgtagaaattgttgcatgtcggCGTTTATATTGTTAAGTATATGTAAACATTGTTACCTCTAAACATAATTGTATGGCTAGTGTTGGTCTTTGTAAAAATGGCACTTTACTGAAACTCAGCCATGCCCATTTACACACCTCTGACTTGATCCCAGCTGAGCTCAGGCAGTGAAGAAACGGGAATCACTGAGCATGTTAACACACATTGTGTTATACTTCAGATAACATGTTTGAACACTGTACAAACTCCTTTTCTGGGTGTGTATTTGGATAGGTTGCCAAAATAGGACTGTTAATCCATGTTATGTGGACATTGCTTCCATCTTTCTCTATAGTTTATCTGTAGtgcccctatttctctctctgatcCCACAAGTCCTGAGTATGTCAGTCAATCCAGTAGAAAAGCTAACGATGGTTTTATTTCACTTTGTTTACAGTTTTGTCACTTTGAGACAGTTTTGTTATTCTCCCCAGGTGAAAAGACTCAATAGGGCGTGGTCACCTCTGCTCCATGTGTGTCACACATTCAGTATCTGTTGTGCTCTGTTAGAAATGCCACTGAGTGTCTGATCTTTATAGACCTTGCTATCATGGCATCATTGATACTTTTTGTGGGGGCTTTTGAAAGTATGCCTGTATTTTTCCAGGTATATTCATTACATACAGATGACGAGCTATGACCATGAACGCTCGAACGTGTGAATTGTTTATGAAAGATCTATGATCTCTGAGCTTGTATTAATATAAATGATTTTCAATCGAGAATGTATTTTCATGCCAGTCGATTGAGAAGGGCCTGTGTGTAGATATGACACCACCTGTTTCATGAGGCAGCAGGTAGCTTCGCAGTTAAGCGCATTGGGCTAGTAACCCGAAAGGTCgttggttcgaatccccaagctgaatAGGTAAACAAATCTGTCTGTgatcttgagcaaggcacttaacccttatTACTCTGGATAAAATGAACGTGGTTAGTCAACCTCTGAAACGGTTTGACATCACATCAACCCTGTTTGTTAAGTTAAGGTCCACATAATTCTCTATGAATAGGTATGCTATTACTAACCAAGAGGTGGACTGAGTTTGTGTGAGGCATGCCATCTCAGGATGGTAAACTGTATTTACTGCTCTCTTATCAGAGCTGTTGGTGTCAGAATGTCAAGTCAAACACTAAGGTCATAGCACATCAGTAGAATTGTAGTTAGCCTGTATGCATAGAGAGACTgcttaacaccatagtgccctaaaAACTCATCACTACGCTAAGGACCCTGTCTGCGGTGCAAACACTTCAacgacaccctatcccctcagctctcaaattaagtggacacttctgatgacgtatcatgacgtctgatGAGTATACACTTGTtgggcgagggaggaaggaatgatgtttaaatggaccacccttggccggatattcgtcactcgttcatcccgtgttgtgttttcagccaccggtagcttgtgggtgctttatatgcgctacagttAATTATGAGTGCAGGTCTatttatattaaatatataattattaatatatgcctactgtagatagatagcaaattaattatctaactaaggttagcctgcctagctggaacttatgaagttaaatgttttatttctacaatttccaaaagataactaacaaaaacatatttacttttTACGAGACGTGTTTGTGCCATCATGTGCATCAGTAGCATAATTTCAAACTTATTTGCATTCATTTTTACTTctacttgtatgttgacttctctaTTGATGATGTTTTTAAGTTTTCgcagacttttcttagcggattcccccaagggaataaggcgagggtaagtggacgagggtgtgtcttaagtgtttggaacacagcccctgggactaaacacctccctctgcaaatggatcctggacgGGTTGCAtcacatcactggggctaagcttcctgccatccaggacctctataccaggcggtgtcagaggaaggccctaaaagttgtctaagactccagccaccctagtcatacactgttctctctgctaccgcacggccaagtctaggtccaagaggcttctaaacagcttctacccccaagccataagactccttaacatctaatcaaatggctacccatacccatactatttgcattgcctgccccccccccccccccgctgctgctactctctgttattatctatgcatagtcactttaataactctacatgtacatattacctcaattaccgcaactaaccggcaccccctgtaaatagcctcgttattattttactgctgctcttgaattatttgtaaaaaaaataattgttgtacttttcttaaaactgcattgttggttaagtaagcatttcattataAGGTCTATTcgtcgcatgtgacaaataacatttgattttatttgaataGTGTATCTCCATctgagagagagattattagcCAAAATTCCAAGGGTTACGATTGACCTTCTTAAACAGTGTTGCATTTGAAAGGTGCAGGGCAAGAGATAATTTCCACATTATTAACACCAGAAGCTAACTATGGAAAACCTGTCTCAGCTTACTCACATTGTTGGGTTTGGTGTTTGGTTCTGGAGATTCTTCTTTTACTAGCAGTATGGCTACGAATAAGTAGCATTTT encodes:
- the LOC139562345 gene encoding tumor-associated calcium signal transducer 2-like, with the protein product MKIWIALLLATFAVGASAQCTCETFKWATCDGTPCQCSVMVGTGEKQNLNCSKLIPKCFLMKAEMYRARKGLSTRTGGKPVKTAVVDNDGIYDPDCETTGAFRAKQCNNTKECWCVNSAGVRRTDKGDESLRCEKLVETYWVRLELKHKPVNNAVDAGKLQAAIGTAIQNRYSFDKTLVKKVEYDPKARLIVVDVQKEKGDRKADLSRMAYYMEKDVKVLPLFKDQAKFEPSVDGQKLEMEEILVYYVDEEAPTFTMKRLTGGVIAVIVVVILAVAAGLLVLYLKRRRERGYSKAEPREMEGM